One Lycium barbarum isolate Lr01 chromosome 5, ASM1917538v2, whole genome shotgun sequence genomic window carries:
- the LOC132640560 gene encoding potassium channel SKOR-like isoform X4, producing the protein MPWDNIYKAAGKSEGVRYLLWIRLSRVRRVTNFFTKMEKDIRINYFFTRILKLIVVELYCTHTAACIFYFLATTLPPEKEGYTWIGSLTLGDYSYSDFRHIDLWRRYITSLYFAIITMATVGYGDIHAVNLREMIFVMVYVSFDMILGAYLIGNMTALMVKGSKTVRYRDKMTDLMNYMNRNRLGRDIRNQIKDHLQLQYESTYTDGAILQELPISIRAKISQTLYQSCIENIPLFRDCSSEFISQIVTRVREEFFLPGEVIMEQGHAVDQLYFVCHGVLEAIGIGEDGSEEKVALLEPNSSFGEISILCNIPQPYTVRVCELCRLIRIDKQSFSNILEIYFHDGRRILTNLLEEKDSDLCVKELELDITYHIGKQEAELALKVNSAAYHGDLHQLKSLIRAGADPNKKDYDGRSPLHLAASRGYEDISFFLIQEDVDLNASDNFGNTPLLEAIKNGHDRVASLLVKKGAMLEIENAGSFLCTLVTKGDSDLLRRLLSNGIDPNSKDYDYRTPLHVAASQGLFAMARLLLGAGASVFSKDRWGNTPVDEARLSGNNQLIKVLEEAKSAQISEFPSVSHDISEKMHPRKCTVFAFHPWESKDVRKHGVVLWVPTSMEELVAAATEQLNFPSGSCILSEDAGKILDIDMISDGQKLYLISETT; encoded by the exons ATGCCGTGGGATAACATTTATAAG GCTGCTGGCAAAAGTGAGGGAGTGAGATACCTTTTATGGATTAGGTTGAGCAGGGTGCGTAGAGTTACTAACTTTTTCACGAAGATGGAGAAAGATATTCGGATCAATTATTTCTTTACTAGGATTTTAAAACTTATCGTTGTTGAACTCTATTGCACGCATACGGCAGCTTGCATCTTTTACTTTTTGGCTACTACTCTGCCTCCAGAGAAAGAAGGCTACACATGGATTGGGAGTTTGACCCTAGGAGACTACAGTTATTCAGACTTTAGACATATTGATCTCTGGAGGCGGTACATCACTTCTCTGTATTTTGCCATCATCACTATGGCAACTGTGG GTTATGGTGACATACATGCAGTCAATCTGAGGGAAATGATATTCGTAATGGTTTATGTCTCTTTTGACATGATTCTTGGTGCTTATTTGATTGGTAACATGACAGCACTGATGGTCAAGGGATCAAAAACTGTGCGATACAGGGATAAAATGACAGATCTTATGAACTATATGAACAGAAATAGACTCGGAAGGGATATTCGTAATCAAATTAAAGATCACTTGCAATTACAATATGAAAGCACTTACACTGATGGAGCCATTCTCCAGGAGCTTCCCATCTCAATTCGTGCCAAG ATATCCCAGACGTTATATCAGTCTTGCATTGAAAATATTCCTCTTTTCAGGGACTGCTCCTCAGAATTCATAAGTCAAATT GTAACTCGAGTGCGTGAAGAATTTTTCCTTCCAGGAGAAGTGATCATGGAACAGGGGCATGCAGTGGACCAACTTTATTTTGTCTGTCATGGTGTCCTG GAGGCAATTGGTATAGGGGAAGATGGGTCAGAAGAGAAAGTAGCACTTCTTGAGCCAAATAGCTCGTTCGGAGAAATATCCATTCTTTGCAACATTCCACAACCATATACTGTTCGTGTTTGTGAACTATGCAGACTCATACGGATTGATAAGCAGTCGTTTTCAAATATTTTGGAGATCTACTTTCATGATGGGAGAAGAATCTTGACTAACTTACTAGAG GAAAAGGATTCTGATCTTTGTGTAAAAGAACTGGAGTTAGATATAACATACCACATTGGGAAACAAGAGGCTGAGCTTGCTTTGAAAGTGAATAGTGCAGCTTATCATGGTGATTTGCACCAGCTGAAGAGTCTGATTCGAGCTGGAGCCGATCCCAACAAGAAAGATTATGATGGAAGATCACCTCTG CATCTTGCAGCATCCAGAGGATATGAAGACATCTCTTTTTTCCTTATCCAAGAAGATGTTGATCTCAATGCTTCAG ACAACTTTGGCAACACACCGCTCCTTGAAGCTATCAAGAATGGACATGATCGTGTTGCTTCATTACTTGTTAAGAAAGGTGCTATGTTGGAGATTGAAAATGCTGGTAGCTTCTTGTGTACGTTGGTTACAAAAGGGGATTCAGATCTACTACGAAGGCTGTTGTCTAATGGTATTGATCCGAACTCCAAAGACTATGATTACCGGACACCACTCCATGTAGCAGCTTCTCAAGGATTATTTGCGATGGCGAGATTGCTTCTAGGAGCTGGTGCTTCAGTTTTCTCAAAAGACAG ATGGGGAAATACTCCAGTTGATGAAGCTAGACTGAGTGGAAACAATCAATTGATCAAGGTTCTGGAAGAAGCAAAATCAGCTCAAATATCGGAATTCCCCAGTGTTTCACACGACATCTCAG AAAAAATGCACCCGCGGAAGTGTACTGTATTCGCTTTCCACCCATGGGAGTCAAAGGATGTCAGGAAACATGGTGTTGTACTGTGGGTACCTACGAGTATGGAAGAGCTCGTTGCTGCAGCTACAGAACAACTCAACTTCCCTTCTGGCTCTTGTATTTTATCAGAAGATGCAGgtaaaattcttgacatagataTGATTTCTGATGGTCAGAAGTTGTACTTGATCAGTGAAACAACTTAA
- the LOC132640560 gene encoding potassium channel SKOR-like isoform X2, which yields MEFAFFKGLPRNLFLLDICGQIAFLVDIVLQFFVAYRDSQTYKIVYKRTPIALRYLKSYFIVDLLSCMPWDNIYKAAGKSEGVRYLLWIRLSRVRRVTNFFTKMEKDIRINYFFTRILKLIVVELYCTHTAACIFYFLATTLPPEKEGYTWIGSLTLGDYSYSDFRHIDLWRRYITSLYFAIITMATVGYGDIHAVNLREMIFVMVYVSFDMILGAYLIGNMTALMVKGSKTVRYRDKMTDLMNYMNRNRLGRDIRNQIKDHLQLQYESTYTDGAILQELPISIRAKISQTLYQSCIENIPLFRDCSSEFISQIVTRVREEFFLPGEVIMEQGHAVDQLYFVCHGVLEAIGIGEDGSEEKVALLEPNSSFGEISILCNIPQPYTVRVCELCRLIRIDKQSFSNILEIYFHDGRRILTNLLEEKDSDLCVKELELDITYHIGKQEAELALKVNSAAYHGDLHQLKSLIRAGADPNKKDYDGRSPLHLAASRGYEDISFFLIQEDVDLNASDNFGNTPLLEAIKNGHDRVASLLVKKGAMLEIENAGSFLCTLVTKGDSDLLRRLLSNGIDPNSKDYDYRTPLHVAASQGLFAMARLLLGAGASVFSKDRWGNTPVDEARLSGNNQLIKVLEEAKSAQISEFPSVSHDISEKMHPRKCTVFAFHPWESKDVRKHGVVLWVPTSMEELVAAATEQLNFPSGSCILSEDAGKILDIDMISDGQKLYLISETT from the exons ATGGAGTTTGCATTCTTCAAGGGACTGCCGAGGAACCTCTTTCTCTTGGACATTTGTGGTCAAATAGCTTTTCTTGTCGACATAGTCTTGCAATTTTTTGTAGCCTACAGGGATAGCCAGACCTACAAGATCGTGTATAAACGAACGCCTATTGCTCTTCG GTACTTGAAATCTTATTTTATCGTGGATCTTCTCAGTTGCATGCCGTGGGATAACATTTATAAG GCTGCTGGCAAAAGTGAGGGAGTGAGATACCTTTTATGGATTAGGTTGAGCAGGGTGCGTAGAGTTACTAACTTTTTCACGAAGATGGAGAAAGATATTCGGATCAATTATTTCTTTACTAGGATTTTAAAACTTATCGTTGTTGAACTCTATTGCACGCATACGGCAGCTTGCATCTTTTACTTTTTGGCTACTACTCTGCCTCCAGAGAAAGAAGGCTACACATGGATTGGGAGTTTGACCCTAGGAGACTACAGTTATTCAGACTTTAGACATATTGATCTCTGGAGGCGGTACATCACTTCTCTGTATTTTGCCATCATCACTATGGCAACTGTGG GTTATGGTGACATACATGCAGTCAATCTGAGGGAAATGATATTCGTAATGGTTTATGTCTCTTTTGACATGATTCTTGGTGCTTATTTGATTGGTAACATGACAGCACTGATGGTCAAGGGATCAAAAACTGTGCGATACAGGGATAAAATGACAGATCTTATGAACTATATGAACAGAAATAGACTCGGAAGGGATATTCGTAATCAAATTAAAGATCACTTGCAATTACAATATGAAAGCACTTACACTGATGGAGCCATTCTCCAGGAGCTTCCCATCTCAATTCGTGCCAAG ATATCCCAGACGTTATATCAGTCTTGCATTGAAAATATTCCTCTTTTCAGGGACTGCTCCTCAGAATTCATAAGTCAAATT GTAACTCGAGTGCGTGAAGAATTTTTCCTTCCAGGAGAAGTGATCATGGAACAGGGGCATGCAGTGGACCAACTTTATTTTGTCTGTCATGGTGTCCTG GAGGCAATTGGTATAGGGGAAGATGGGTCAGAAGAGAAAGTAGCACTTCTTGAGCCAAATAGCTCGTTCGGAGAAATATCCATTCTTTGCAACATTCCACAACCATATACTGTTCGTGTTTGTGAACTATGCAGACTCATACGGATTGATAAGCAGTCGTTTTCAAATATTTTGGAGATCTACTTTCATGATGGGAGAAGAATCTTGACTAACTTACTAGAG GAAAAGGATTCTGATCTTTGTGTAAAAGAACTGGAGTTAGATATAACATACCACATTGGGAAACAAGAGGCTGAGCTTGCTTTGAAAGTGAATAGTGCAGCTTATCATGGTGATTTGCACCAGCTGAAGAGTCTGATTCGAGCTGGAGCCGATCCCAACAAGAAAGATTATGATGGAAGATCACCTCTG CATCTTGCAGCATCCAGAGGATATGAAGACATCTCTTTTTTCCTTATCCAAGAAGATGTTGATCTCAATGCTTCAG ACAACTTTGGCAACACACCGCTCCTTGAAGCTATCAAGAATGGACATGATCGTGTTGCTTCATTACTTGTTAAGAAAGGTGCTATGTTGGAGATTGAAAATGCTGGTAGCTTCTTGTGTACGTTGGTTACAAAAGGGGATTCAGATCTACTACGAAGGCTGTTGTCTAATGGTATTGATCCGAACTCCAAAGACTATGATTACCGGACACCACTCCATGTAGCAGCTTCTCAAGGATTATTTGCGATGGCGAGATTGCTTCTAGGAGCTGGTGCTTCAGTTTTCTCAAAAGACAG ATGGGGAAATACTCCAGTTGATGAAGCTAGACTGAGTGGAAACAATCAATTGATCAAGGTTCTGGAAGAAGCAAAATCAGCTCAAATATCGGAATTCCCCAGTGTTTCACACGACATCTCAG AAAAAATGCACCCGCGGAAGTGTACTGTATTCGCTTTCCACCCATGGGAGTCAAAGGATGTCAGGAAACATGGTGTTGTACTGTGGGTACCTACGAGTATGGAAGAGCTCGTTGCTGCAGCTACAGAACAACTCAACTTCCCTTCTGGCTCTTGTATTTTATCAGAAGATGCAGgtaaaattcttgacatagataTGATTTCTGATGGTCAGAAGTTGTACTTGATCAGTGAAACAACTTAA
- the LOC132640560 gene encoding potassium channel SKOR-like isoform X3, translating to MSMRRELMEEDERKGRDSSREYKMEDLRKDSLKSLRTGNSRLTMMENDSSSSPSTFSRENVLRGINGLRGISQSFLIYPDDRWYKLWEKFILIWAIYSSFFTPMEFAFFKGLPRNLFLLDICGQIAFLVDIVLQFFVAYRDSQTYKIVYKRTPIALRYLKSYFIVDLLSCMPWDNIYKAAGKSEGVRYLLWIRLSRVRRVTNFFTKMEKDIRINYFFTRILKLIVVELYCTHTAACIFYFLATTLPPEKEGYTWIGSLTLGDYSYSDFRHIDLWRRYITSLYFAIITMATVGYGDIHAVNLREMIFVMVYVSFDMILGAYLIGNMTALMVKGSKTVRYRDKMTDLMNYMNRNRLGRDIRNQIKDHLQLQYESTYTDGAILQELPISIRAKISQTLYQSCIENIPLFRDCSSEFISQIVTRVREEFFLPGEVIMEQGHAVDQLYFVCHGVLEAIGIGEDGSEEKVALLEPNSSFGEISILCNIPQPYTVRVCELCRLIRIDKQSFSNILEIYFHDGRRILTNLLEEKDSDLCVKELELDITYHIGKQEAELALKVNSAAYHGDLHQLKSLIRAGADPNKKDYDGRSPLHLAASRGYEDISFFLIQEDVDLNASDNFGNTPLLEAIKNGHDRVASLLVKKGAMLEIENAGSFLCTLVTKGDSDLLRRLLSNGIDPNSKDYDYRTPLHVAASQGLFAMARLLLGAGASVFSKDRGGSRMRMTSQM from the exons ATGTCGATGAGGAGAGAATTAATGGAGGAAGATGAGAGGAAGGGAAGAGATTCATCAAGAGAGTATAAGATGGAGGATTTGAGAAAAGATAGTTTGAAATCGTTGAGAACTGGTAACAGTCGATTAACGATGATGGAGAACGACTCCAGTAGTAGTCCCTCCACGTTTAGCAGGGAAAACGTCCTAAGAGGCATCAATGGCCTCAGAGGCATCTCGCAAAGTTTCCTCATTTATCCCGATGACAG GTGGTATAAGCTATGGGAGAAGTTTATCCTGATTTGGGCGATATATTCATCTTTTTTTACACCAATGGAGTTTGCATTCTTCAAGGGACTGCCGAGGAACCTCTTTCTCTTGGACATTTGTGGTCAAATAGCTTTTCTTGTCGACATAGTCTTGCAATTTTTTGTAGCCTACAGGGATAGCCAGACCTACAAGATCGTGTATAAACGAACGCCTATTGCTCTTCG GTACTTGAAATCTTATTTTATCGTGGATCTTCTCAGTTGCATGCCGTGGGATAACATTTATAAG GCTGCTGGCAAAAGTGAGGGAGTGAGATACCTTTTATGGATTAGGTTGAGCAGGGTGCGTAGAGTTACTAACTTTTTCACGAAGATGGAGAAAGATATTCGGATCAATTATTTCTTTACTAGGATTTTAAAACTTATCGTTGTTGAACTCTATTGCACGCATACGGCAGCTTGCATCTTTTACTTTTTGGCTACTACTCTGCCTCCAGAGAAAGAAGGCTACACATGGATTGGGAGTTTGACCCTAGGAGACTACAGTTATTCAGACTTTAGACATATTGATCTCTGGAGGCGGTACATCACTTCTCTGTATTTTGCCATCATCACTATGGCAACTGTGG GTTATGGTGACATACATGCAGTCAATCTGAGGGAAATGATATTCGTAATGGTTTATGTCTCTTTTGACATGATTCTTGGTGCTTATTTGATTGGTAACATGACAGCACTGATGGTCAAGGGATCAAAAACTGTGCGATACAGGGATAAAATGACAGATCTTATGAACTATATGAACAGAAATAGACTCGGAAGGGATATTCGTAATCAAATTAAAGATCACTTGCAATTACAATATGAAAGCACTTACACTGATGGAGCCATTCTCCAGGAGCTTCCCATCTCAATTCGTGCCAAG ATATCCCAGACGTTATATCAGTCTTGCATTGAAAATATTCCTCTTTTCAGGGACTGCTCCTCAGAATTCATAAGTCAAATT GTAACTCGAGTGCGTGAAGAATTTTTCCTTCCAGGAGAAGTGATCATGGAACAGGGGCATGCAGTGGACCAACTTTATTTTGTCTGTCATGGTGTCCTG GAGGCAATTGGTATAGGGGAAGATGGGTCAGAAGAGAAAGTAGCACTTCTTGAGCCAAATAGCTCGTTCGGAGAAATATCCATTCTTTGCAACATTCCACAACCATATACTGTTCGTGTTTGTGAACTATGCAGACTCATACGGATTGATAAGCAGTCGTTTTCAAATATTTTGGAGATCTACTTTCATGATGGGAGAAGAATCTTGACTAACTTACTAGAG GAAAAGGATTCTGATCTTTGTGTAAAAGAACTGGAGTTAGATATAACATACCACATTGGGAAACAAGAGGCTGAGCTTGCTTTGAAAGTGAATAGTGCAGCTTATCATGGTGATTTGCACCAGCTGAAGAGTCTGATTCGAGCTGGAGCCGATCCCAACAAGAAAGATTATGATGGAAGATCACCTCTG CATCTTGCAGCATCCAGAGGATATGAAGACATCTCTTTTTTCCTTATCCAAGAAGATGTTGATCTCAATGCTTCAG ACAACTTTGGCAACACACCGCTCCTTGAAGCTATCAAGAATGGACATGATCGTGTTGCTTCATTACTTGTTAAGAAAGGTGCTATGTTGGAGATTGAAAATGCTGGTAGCTTCTTGTGTACGTTGGTTACAAAAGGGGATTCAGATCTACTACGAAGGCTGTTGTCTAATGGTATTGATCCGAACTCCAAAGACTATGATTACCGGACACCACTCCATGTAGCAGCTTCTCAAGGATTATTTGCGATGGCGAGATTGCTTCTAGGAGCTGGTGCTTCAGTTTTCTCAAAAGACAG AGGCGGATCAAGAATGAGAATGACTTCTCAAATGTGA
- the LOC132640560 gene encoding potassium channel SKOR-like isoform X1 translates to MSMRRELMEEDERKGRDSSREYKMEDLRKDSLKSLRTGNSRLTMMENDSSSSPSTFSRENVLRGINGLRGISQSFLIYPDDRWYKLWEKFILIWAIYSSFFTPMEFAFFKGLPRNLFLLDICGQIAFLVDIVLQFFVAYRDSQTYKIVYKRTPIALRYLKSYFIVDLLSCMPWDNIYKAAGKSEGVRYLLWIRLSRVRRVTNFFTKMEKDIRINYFFTRILKLIVVELYCTHTAACIFYFLATTLPPEKEGYTWIGSLTLGDYSYSDFRHIDLWRRYITSLYFAIITMATVGYGDIHAVNLREMIFVMVYVSFDMILGAYLIGNMTALMVKGSKTVRYRDKMTDLMNYMNRNRLGRDIRNQIKDHLQLQYESTYTDGAILQELPISIRAKISQTLYQSCIENIPLFRDCSSEFISQIVTRVREEFFLPGEVIMEQGHAVDQLYFVCHGVLEAIGIGEDGSEEKVALLEPNSSFGEISILCNIPQPYTVRVCELCRLIRIDKQSFSNILEIYFHDGRRILTNLLEEKDSDLCVKELELDITYHIGKQEAELALKVNSAAYHGDLHQLKSLIRAGADPNKKDYDGRSPLHLAASRGYEDISFFLIQEDVDLNASDNFGNTPLLEAIKNGHDRVASLLVKKGAMLEIENAGSFLCTLVTKGDSDLLRRLLSNGIDPNSKDYDYRTPLHVAASQGLFAMARLLLGAGASVFSKDRWGNTPVDEARLSGNNQLIKVLEEAKSAQISEFPSVSHDISEKMHPRKCTVFAFHPWESKDVRKHGVVLWVPTSMEELVAAATEQLNFPSGSCILSEDAGKILDIDMISDGQKLYLISETT, encoded by the exons ATGTCGATGAGGAGAGAATTAATGGAGGAAGATGAGAGGAAGGGAAGAGATTCATCAAGAGAGTATAAGATGGAGGATTTGAGAAAAGATAGTTTGAAATCGTTGAGAACTGGTAACAGTCGATTAACGATGATGGAGAACGACTCCAGTAGTAGTCCCTCCACGTTTAGCAGGGAAAACGTCCTAAGAGGCATCAATGGCCTCAGAGGCATCTCGCAAAGTTTCCTCATTTATCCCGATGACAG GTGGTATAAGCTATGGGAGAAGTTTATCCTGATTTGGGCGATATATTCATCTTTTTTTACACCAATGGAGTTTGCATTCTTCAAGGGACTGCCGAGGAACCTCTTTCTCTTGGACATTTGTGGTCAAATAGCTTTTCTTGTCGACATAGTCTTGCAATTTTTTGTAGCCTACAGGGATAGCCAGACCTACAAGATCGTGTATAAACGAACGCCTATTGCTCTTCG GTACTTGAAATCTTATTTTATCGTGGATCTTCTCAGTTGCATGCCGTGGGATAACATTTATAAG GCTGCTGGCAAAAGTGAGGGAGTGAGATACCTTTTATGGATTAGGTTGAGCAGGGTGCGTAGAGTTACTAACTTTTTCACGAAGATGGAGAAAGATATTCGGATCAATTATTTCTTTACTAGGATTTTAAAACTTATCGTTGTTGAACTCTATTGCACGCATACGGCAGCTTGCATCTTTTACTTTTTGGCTACTACTCTGCCTCCAGAGAAAGAAGGCTACACATGGATTGGGAGTTTGACCCTAGGAGACTACAGTTATTCAGACTTTAGACATATTGATCTCTGGAGGCGGTACATCACTTCTCTGTATTTTGCCATCATCACTATGGCAACTGTGG GTTATGGTGACATACATGCAGTCAATCTGAGGGAAATGATATTCGTAATGGTTTATGTCTCTTTTGACATGATTCTTGGTGCTTATTTGATTGGTAACATGACAGCACTGATGGTCAAGGGATCAAAAACTGTGCGATACAGGGATAAAATGACAGATCTTATGAACTATATGAACAGAAATAGACTCGGAAGGGATATTCGTAATCAAATTAAAGATCACTTGCAATTACAATATGAAAGCACTTACACTGATGGAGCCATTCTCCAGGAGCTTCCCATCTCAATTCGTGCCAAG ATATCCCAGACGTTATATCAGTCTTGCATTGAAAATATTCCTCTTTTCAGGGACTGCTCCTCAGAATTCATAAGTCAAATT GTAACTCGAGTGCGTGAAGAATTTTTCCTTCCAGGAGAAGTGATCATGGAACAGGGGCATGCAGTGGACCAACTTTATTTTGTCTGTCATGGTGTCCTG GAGGCAATTGGTATAGGGGAAGATGGGTCAGAAGAGAAAGTAGCACTTCTTGAGCCAAATAGCTCGTTCGGAGAAATATCCATTCTTTGCAACATTCCACAACCATATACTGTTCGTGTTTGTGAACTATGCAGACTCATACGGATTGATAAGCAGTCGTTTTCAAATATTTTGGAGATCTACTTTCATGATGGGAGAAGAATCTTGACTAACTTACTAGAG GAAAAGGATTCTGATCTTTGTGTAAAAGAACTGGAGTTAGATATAACATACCACATTGGGAAACAAGAGGCTGAGCTTGCTTTGAAAGTGAATAGTGCAGCTTATCATGGTGATTTGCACCAGCTGAAGAGTCTGATTCGAGCTGGAGCCGATCCCAACAAGAAAGATTATGATGGAAGATCACCTCTG CATCTTGCAGCATCCAGAGGATATGAAGACATCTCTTTTTTCCTTATCCAAGAAGATGTTGATCTCAATGCTTCAG ACAACTTTGGCAACACACCGCTCCTTGAAGCTATCAAGAATGGACATGATCGTGTTGCTTCATTACTTGTTAAGAAAGGTGCTATGTTGGAGATTGAAAATGCTGGTAGCTTCTTGTGTACGTTGGTTACAAAAGGGGATTCAGATCTACTACGAAGGCTGTTGTCTAATGGTATTGATCCGAACTCCAAAGACTATGATTACCGGACACCACTCCATGTAGCAGCTTCTCAAGGATTATTTGCGATGGCGAGATTGCTTCTAGGAGCTGGTGCTTCAGTTTTCTCAAAAGACAG ATGGGGAAATACTCCAGTTGATGAAGCTAGACTGAGTGGAAACAATCAATTGATCAAGGTTCTGGAAGAAGCAAAATCAGCTCAAATATCGGAATTCCCCAGTGTTTCACACGACATCTCAG AAAAAATGCACCCGCGGAAGTGTACTGTATTCGCTTTCCACCCATGGGAGTCAAAGGATGTCAGGAAACATGGTGTTGTACTGTGGGTACCTACGAGTATGGAAGAGCTCGTTGCTGCAGCTACAGAACAACTCAACTTCCCTTCTGGCTCTTGTATTTTATCAGAAGATGCAGgtaaaattcttgacatagataTGATTTCTGATGGTCAGAAGTTGTACTTGATCAGTGAAACAACTTAA